The following coding sequences are from one Verrucosispora sp. WMMD573 window:
- the pepN gene encoding aminopeptidase N — MPSLSRAEATARGASITVESYQVDLDLTGGGERFRSHVTIRFRATGPDTFAEVKPAKLLAVRLNDTDLDPATLDDNRLPLTGLATQNTLTVESEMAYTNTGEGMHRFVDPADGETYLYVMSFLDDVQRVFAAFDQPDLKAPVTLSVSAPEHWTVAANAELAANPGPGRWEFAPTLPIATYFFTLIAGPWHVRRDTHDGIPLGVYCRRSLAEHLDADAAEIFTVTKQCLDRFHQLFDERYPFGKYDQAFVPEFNAGAMENPGLVTFRDDYVFRSAVTDSERELRATTIAHEMAHMWFGDLVTMRWWDDLWLNESFAEYLGTRVTAEATRFDRAWTTFALRRKAWGYAADQRPSTHPVAPERVIDAAEGLLNFDGISYAKGASVLRQLVAWLGDEAFLAGLNDHFSRHRFGNATLADLLDSLAASSGRELTDWAESWLRTAQVNTLRAEVALDADGRYDEVVIAQTAPSTHPVLRPHRIGVGRYAVDGTAERFEVDLEPKSDDGRTRLVGLAGEPAAAVLLPNDGDLTFAKIRLDPASADAVPLLLPRLHDPLARALLWGEALDAATDGERPVTGLVDLIVAALPTETEVIIVEDVLTMSRRLIDRYLDPLARRSALARVAESCRRLLDGATPGESLQLAAARGLIAASTDAELLTGWLAGRAVPTGLAVDTELRWALLGRLVVLGAAGVAEIEAEAAADPSATGAERAARCRAALPDPAAKQAAWKIIVSNTELSNRLVEATAEGFWQPEQADLTSTYVASYFADMPAAARLRTPWVADEVAKLAYPRHAVSQPTREAAAALLAREDLTPGLRRVVTDADDDLRRALVARTAVAATSA, encoded by the coding sequence ATGCCGAGCCTGAGCCGTGCAGAGGCGACCGCGCGTGGCGCGTCGATCACCGTCGAGTCCTACCAGGTGGATCTCGACCTCACCGGGGGCGGTGAACGCTTCCGATCGCACGTCACGATCCGGTTCCGGGCCACCGGCCCCGACACCTTCGCCGAGGTCAAGCCGGCGAAACTGCTGGCGGTACGCCTCAACGACACCGATCTCGATCCCGCGACGCTTGACGACAACCGCCTGCCGCTGACCGGCCTGGCGACGCAGAACACGCTGACCGTCGAAAGCGAGATGGCGTACACGAACACCGGCGAGGGGATGCACCGCTTCGTCGACCCCGCCGACGGTGAGACCTACCTGTACGTCATGTCGTTCCTGGACGATGTGCAGCGGGTCTTCGCCGCCTTCGACCAGCCGGACCTGAAGGCGCCGGTCACGTTGTCGGTGAGCGCGCCGGAGCACTGGACAGTGGCGGCCAACGCGGAACTCGCGGCCAACCCGGGGCCGGGTCGCTGGGAGTTCGCTCCCACCCTGCCGATCGCGACGTACTTCTTCACTCTGATCGCCGGCCCCTGGCACGTACGCCGGGACACCCACGACGGGATTCCGCTGGGTGTGTACTGCCGGCGTTCGCTCGCCGAGCACCTCGACGCCGACGCGGCGGAGATCTTCACCGTCACGAAGCAGTGCCTCGACCGGTTCCACCAGCTGTTCGACGAGCGCTACCCGTTCGGCAAGTACGACCAGGCGTTCGTGCCCGAGTTCAACGCCGGTGCCATGGAGAATCCGGGCCTGGTCACCTTCCGCGACGACTACGTGTTCCGCTCGGCGGTCACCGACAGCGAGCGCGAGCTGCGCGCCACCACGATCGCCCACGAGATGGCGCACATGTGGTTCGGCGACCTGGTCACCATGCGTTGGTGGGACGATCTGTGGCTGAACGAATCGTTCGCGGAATATCTGGGCACCCGGGTCACCGCCGAGGCGACCCGGTTCGACCGGGCCTGGACGACTTTCGCGTTGCGCCGCAAGGCGTGGGGATACGCCGCCGACCAGCGCCCCTCCACCCATCCGGTGGCACCCGAGCGGGTCATCGACGCCGCCGAGGGGCTGCTCAACTTCGACGGCATCTCGTACGCCAAGGGGGCCAGTGTGCTGCGGCAGCTGGTGGCGTGGCTCGGTGACGAGGCGTTCCTGGCCGGCCTCAACGATCATTTCAGCCGGCACCGCTTTGGCAACGCCACCCTCGCCGACCTGCTCGATAGCCTGGCCGCCAGCAGTGGGCGGGAACTGACCGACTGGGCGGAGTCCTGGCTGCGGACCGCGCAGGTCAACACGCTGCGGGCCGAGGTGGCGCTGGACGCCGACGGCCGGTACGACGAGGTCGTGATCGCCCAGACCGCGCCGTCGACGCACCCGGTGCTGCGCCCACACCGCATCGGCGTGGGCCGGTACGCCGTGGATGGCACCGCCGAGCGGTTCGAGGTCGACCTCGAACCGAAGAGCGACGACGGCCGTACCCGGCTCGTCGGGTTGGCCGGGGAGCCGGCGGCTGCGGTTCTGCTGCCCAACGACGGCGACCTGACCTTCGCCAAGATCCGCCTCGACCCCGCGTCGGCCGATGCGGTGCCGCTGCTGCTGCCCCGTCTGCACGACCCGCTGGCCCGGGCCCTGCTGTGGGGTGAGGCGCTGGACGCGGCGACCGACGGGGAACGGCCGGTCACCGGTCTGGTCGACCTGATCGTCGCGGCACTGCCCACCGAGACAGAAGTGATCATCGTCGAGGACGTGCTGACGATGAGTCGCAGGCTTATCGACCGCTATCTCGATCCGCTGGCCCGACGGTCCGCTCTGGCCCGGGTCGCGGAGTCCTGCCGGCGGTTGCTCGACGGCGCCACCCCGGGAGAGTCGTTGCAACTGGCCGCCGCCCGGGGGCTGATCGCCGCGAGCACCGATGCCGAGCTGCTCACCGGATGGCTGGCCGGCCGGGCCGTGCCCACCGGGTTGGCCGTGGACACCGAACTGCGGTGGGCGCTGCTCGGCCGGTTGGTGGTGCTCGGTGCCGCCGGTGTGGCCGAGATCGAGGCCGAGGCGGCAGCCGACCCGAGCGCCACCGGTGCCGAGCGGGCCGCCCGGTGCCGGGCCGCCCTGCCCGATCCCGCTGCCAAGCAGGCCGCATGGAAGATCATCGTGTCGAACACGGAACTGTCGAATCGGCTGGTCGAGGCGACGGCGGAGGGCTTCTGGCAGCCCGAGCAGGCCGACCTGACCAGCACCTACGTGGCCAGCTACTTCGCCGACATGCCGGCCGCCGCGCGGCTGCGTACGCCCTGGGTGGCTGATGAGGTCGCCAAGCTTGCCTACCCCCGCCACGCGGTGTCCCAGCCCACCCGGGAGGCGGCCGCGGCGTTGCTGGCCCGCGAGGACCTCACGCCGGGGCTGCGTCGGGTGGTCACCGACGCCGACGACGACCTGCGCCGCGCCCTGGTGGCGCGCACGGCGGTAGCCGCCACGAGCGCGTGA
- a CDS encoding DUF397 domain-containing protein: MTAHPKGDFDLSRAVWQRAEGDTSEAAVEVAFVDDLIGMRNSAEPDGPVLVFTQAEWDAFVAGAQDGEFDLD; the protein is encoded by the coding sequence ATGACAGCGCACCCCAAGGGTGACTTCGACCTCTCCCGGGCGGTCTGGCAACGGGCCGAGGGCGACACCTCGGAGGCCGCAGTGGAGGTCGCCTTCGTCGACGATCTCATCGGCATGCGCAACTCCGCCGAGCCGGACGGCCCGGTGCTGGTGTTCACCCAGGCCGAGTGGGACGCCTTCGTCGCGGGTGCCCAGGACGGCGAGTTCGATCTGGACTGA
- a CDS encoding cytochrome P450 produces MATIPTDRSPDSTLAFLRAGYRFVSQRCERHGTDIFQTRLLLEPTICLRGRAAAELFYDADRFVRAGAMPGRGQRTLTGRGGVQGLDGDAHHDRKAMFMSLMTPTAVRRLGQLFVDEWQARLPAWELAGTVTLHTEVASMLTRAVCAWAGVPLAAGELDRRTADLQAMIDSAAALGPKHWRGRLGRLRGEHWAGDLVERVRGGSLSPPDGTALRVIAEHRDGAGHRLPRRVAAVELLNVLRPTVAVTRFVVFAALALHDHPAWRQRVRDDDEAAGKFVQEVRRYYPFFPVTVARVRRDFDWQGYHFPQGRRVLLDLYGTDHHPELWPEPERFRPERFAGWPGDPFTFIPQGGGGHLTGHRCAGEWITIELMKRAVALLTEVVRYDVPPQDLAVDLSRMPALPGSGFVVSAVRRVR; encoded by the coding sequence ATGGCGACCATTCCGACGGACCGCAGCCCGGACAGCACTCTGGCCTTCCTGCGGGCCGGCTACCGGTTCGTCAGTCAACGGTGCGAGCGGCACGGCACCGACATCTTCCAGACCCGCCTGCTGCTGGAGCCGACGATCTGTCTGCGCGGCCGGGCCGCCGCCGAACTCTTCTACGACGCCGACCGGTTCGTGCGGGCGGGCGCCATGCCGGGCCGGGGTCAACGGACGCTGACCGGCCGGGGCGGCGTCCAGGGTCTCGACGGCGACGCCCACCACGACCGCAAGGCCATGTTCATGTCGCTGATGACGCCGACCGCAGTGCGGCGGCTCGGGCAACTCTTCGTCGACGAGTGGCAGGCCCGGCTGCCCGCCTGGGAACTGGCCGGGACGGTGACCCTGCACACCGAGGTCGCATCGATGCTGACCCGAGCGGTCTGCGCCTGGGCCGGGGTGCCACTGGCCGCCGGCGAGCTGGACCGGCGCACCGCCGACCTACAGGCCATGATCGACAGCGCCGCCGCGCTCGGTCCGAAGCACTGGCGTGGTCGGCTGGGCCGGCTGCGCGGCGAGCACTGGGCCGGCGATCTCGTCGAGCGGGTACGCGGCGGGTCGCTGTCCCCGCCCGACGGCACCGCCCTGCGCGTGATCGCCGAGCACCGCGACGGCGCGGGGCATCGGCTGCCCCGCCGCGTCGCCGCGGTGGAACTGCTGAACGTGCTGCGCCCGACCGTCGCGGTGACCCGGTTCGTGGTCTTCGCCGCGCTGGCCCTGCACGACCATCCCGCCTGGCGGCAACGGGTACGCGACGATGACGAGGCCGCCGGGAAGTTCGTGCAGGAGGTACGCCGCTACTACCCGTTCTTCCCGGTGACCGTGGCCCGGGTCCGGCGGGACTTCGACTGGCAGGGCTACCACTTCCCGCAGGGCCGCCGGGTGCTGCTGGATCTCTACGGCACCGATCATCACCCCGAGCTGTGGCCGGAGCCGGAGCGGTTCCGGCCGGAGCGTTTCGCCGGCTGGCCGGGTGACCCGTTCACATTCATACCGCAGGGCGGCGGAGGTCATCTCACCGGACACCGCTGCGCCGGAGAGTGGATCACCATCGAGTTGATGAAGCGTGCGGTGGCGCTGCTGACCGAGGTCGTCCGCTACGACGTACCACCGCAGGATCTCGCGGTGGACCTGAGCCGGATGCCGGCACTGCCCGGCAGCGGCTTCGTGGTCAGCGCCGTGCGGCGCGTCCGCTGA
- a CDS encoding DUF3618 domain-containing protein, with the protein MSTDPVQIRREIEATRDNLSSDVDALAYKVSPGRIVDDRKQRVRSTLQNVRDKVMGTASDLGHQTSQGAHSAGDRAAATAAAMGDAAHSATSAVGDAAHRAPQVIRRKSEGNPLAAGLIAFGVGMLVSSLVPPTQREQRLATQAREKAGEHGSAVTETLGRVASEVKEELREPAQQAAESVKASAQDAAQAVTDDTRSAAHDVKHRAQHSRDQVRH; encoded by the coding sequence ATGAGCACCGACCCCGTCCAGATCCGCCGGGAGATCGAAGCCACCCGCGACAACCTCAGTTCCGACGTGGACGCCCTGGCGTACAAGGTCAGCCCGGGCCGCATCGTCGACGACCGTAAGCAGCGGGTGCGTAGCACGCTGCAGAATGTGAGGGACAAGGTAATGGGAACCGCATCCGACCTCGGCCATCAGACCAGCCAGGGTGCCCACTCGGCCGGCGATCGTGCCGCCGCGACGGCCGCTGCGATGGGCGACGCCGCGCATTCGGCCACCTCGGCCGTCGGCGACGCGGCACATCGCGCCCCGCAGGTCATCAGGCGCAAGTCCGAGGGGAACCCGCTGGCCGCCGGCCTCATCGCCTTCGGCGTCGGCATGCTCGTGTCCTCGCTCGTTCCCCCGACTCAGCGTGAGCAGCGGTTGGCCACCCAGGCCCGGGAGAAGGCCGGTGAGCACGGCTCGGCGGTGACCGAGACGCTGGGCCGGGTGGCCAGCGAGGTGAAGGAGGAACTGCGCGAGCCGGCGCAGCAGGCAGCCGAGTCGGTGAAGGCCAGCGCGCAGGACGCCGCGCAGGCGGTGACCGATGACACCCGGTCCGCGGCCCACGACGTGAAGCACCGGGCGCAGCACTCCCGGGACCAGGTACGGCACTGA
- a CDS encoding phage holin family protein yields MTTPTQSSAADARNHHPPSADEVRDSSIGELMRQVTSDLSTLMRQEVELAKAEIRQEGKKAGKAAGLFGGAGFGAYMVALFLSLALWGGLSNVMDAGWAGLIVAVIWAAIAAVLYTMGRRNAERIRGLKQTNDSVQRIPDALKPHPEGVTR; encoded by the coding sequence ATGACCACGCCTACGCAGAGTTCCGCGGCGGACGCCCGGAACCATCACCCGCCCTCCGCAGACGAGGTCCGGGATAGCTCCATCGGCGAGCTGATGCGCCAGGTCACCAGCGACCTGTCGACGCTGATGCGGCAGGAGGTGGAGCTGGCGAAGGCCGAGATCCGGCAGGAGGGGAAGAAGGCGGGCAAGGCCGCTGGCCTATTCGGCGGTGCCGGCTTCGGCGCGTACATGGTCGCCCTGTTCCTCTCCCTCGCCCTCTGGGGCGGCCTGTCCAACGTGATGGACGCCGGCTGGGCGGGACTGATCGTGGCCGTCATCTGGGCGGCGATCGCGGCAGTTCTCTACACGATGGGCCGACGGAACGCGGAGCGCATCCGTGGGCTCAAGCAGACCAACGACAGCGTGCAGCGCATCCCCGACGCGCTCAAGCCACACCCGGAGGGAGTGACCCGATGA
- a CDS encoding GNAT family N-acetyltransferase produces the protein MLIQSRPLADPEVAALAAAEQRELRELAGGAAGRDIGTHGDACWLTAVLAGRAVAYGGIRVRDDDTGELEHLYVRPAYRRRGVARQLVAALEELAYQRGHSLVRVETGPHLPAAVAFFRACGYESLPGDGEPGGGPYRPCLAKRLPVPA, from the coding sequence ATGCTGATCCAGTCCCGCCCGCTGGCGGATCCGGAGGTCGCCGCGCTTGCCGCGGCCGAGCAGCGCGAGCTGCGTGAGCTTGCGGGCGGTGCCGCCGGGCGGGACATCGGTACGCACGGTGACGCCTGCTGGCTGACGGCCGTGCTTGCCGGCCGGGCGGTGGCGTACGGCGGGATCCGGGTCCGCGACGACGACACCGGCGAGTTGGAGCATCTGTACGTGCGTCCCGCCTACCGGCGTCGCGGTGTCGCCCGCCAACTGGTCGCCGCGCTGGAGGAGTTGGCGTACCAGCGGGGGCACTCTCTCGTTCGGGTGGAGACCGGGCCGCACCTGCCAGCGGCGGTGGCGTTCTTCCGGGCCTGCGGGTACGAGTCGCTTCCCGGCGACGGTGAGCCCGGTGGCGGACCGTATCGGCCCTGCCTCGCCAAGCGGCTGCCGGTTCCGGCCTGA
- the obgE gene encoding GTPase ObgE, whose protein sequence is MTTFVDRVVLHLQAGDGGHGCVSIHREKFKPFGGPDGGNGGHGGSVSLVVDPQVHTLLDFHFRPHVKAENGRGGAGSNRDGGNGADLVLKVPDGTVVQTSDGTVLADMVGAGTTFEVARGGRGGRGNASLANARRKAPGFAELGEPGEHLDVVLELKSVADVGLVGFPSAGKSSLISVISAAKPKIADYPFTTLVPNLGVVRLDNHTFTVADVPGLIPGAATGKGLGLEFLRHVERCAVLVHVIDTATLEPGRDPLADIDTIEAELAEYGGLADRPRLVALNKVDVPDGRDLAEIVRPDLAARGLRVFEVSAATREGLKELTYAMAELVEQSRAAAPPAEPTRIVIRPKAVDDAGFTIEAEDDGSYTVRGVRPQRWVRQTNFDNDEAVGYLADRLARLGVEEQLAKAGAQPGDLVRIGEREFDWQPTLYAGAEFVPGARGRDVRLEEKSTRVSAAERLAARKARRQRPADEVEPVPADGDDAE, encoded by the coding sequence GTGACGACGTTCGTTGACCGGGTCGTCCTGCATTTGCAGGCCGGCGACGGCGGGCACGGCTGTGTCTCGATCCACCGGGAGAAGTTCAAGCCGTTCGGCGGCCCGGATGGGGGCAACGGCGGGCACGGTGGCAGCGTCTCCCTGGTGGTCGACCCGCAGGTGCACACGCTGCTCGACTTTCACTTCCGGCCGCACGTGAAGGCGGAGAACGGGCGGGGCGGCGCGGGATCCAACCGGGACGGCGGCAACGGTGCCGACCTGGTGCTCAAGGTGCCCGACGGCACGGTGGTACAGACCAGCGACGGCACCGTGCTGGCCGACATGGTTGGCGCCGGCACCACCTTCGAGGTGGCCCGGGGCGGGCGTGGCGGCCGGGGCAACGCCTCGCTGGCCAACGCGCGCCGCAAGGCACCCGGCTTCGCAGAGCTGGGCGAGCCCGGCGAGCACCTGGACGTGGTGCTGGAGCTGAAGAGCGTGGCCGACGTCGGTCTGGTGGGCTTCCCGTCGGCCGGTAAGTCGTCGCTGATCTCGGTGATCTCCGCAGCCAAACCCAAGATCGCCGACTATCCGTTCACCACGCTGGTACCGAACCTCGGCGTGGTTCGGCTCGACAACCACACCTTCACCGTCGCCGACGTGCCCGGGCTGATCCCCGGGGCGGCCACCGGCAAGGGTCTGGGGCTGGAGTTCCTTCGGCACGTCGAGCGCTGCGCCGTGCTGGTGCACGTCATCGACACCGCCACCCTGGAGCCGGGGCGCGACCCGTTGGCCGACATCGACACCATCGAGGCGGAGTTGGCCGAGTACGGCGGGTTGGCCGACCGGCCCCGCCTGGTCGCGCTGAACAAGGTCGACGTGCCGGACGGCCGCGACCTCGCCGAGATCGTCCGACCCGACCTGGCGGCGCGTGGCCTGCGGGTCTTCGAAGTCTCCGCGGCCACGAGGGAAGGGCTCAAGGAACTCACGTACGCGATGGCGGAACTGGTGGAGCAGTCGCGAGCGGCGGCACCACCGGCCGAACCGACGCGGATCGTGATCCGGCCGAAGGCGGTCGACGACGCCGGTTTCACCATCGAGGCCGAGGACGACGGCTCGTACACCGTGCGCGGTGTCCGTCCCCAGCGTTGGGTGCGTCAGACGAACTTCGACAACGACGAGGCGGTCGGCTACCTCGCCGACCGGCTGGCGCGTCTCGGCGTCGAGGAGCAGTTGGCCAAGGCGGGGGCCCAGCCAGGTGACCTGGTTCGCATCGGCGAACGGGAGTTCGACTGGCAGCCCACCCTCTACGCCGGCGCCGAGTTCGTCCCGGGCGCCCGGGGCCGTGACGTCCGGCTGGAGGAGAAATCGACCCGGGTCAGTGCCGCCGAGCGGCTGGCGGCCCGTAAGGCACGCCGGCAGCGACCGGCCGACGAGGTCGAGCCGGTGCCCGCTGACGGAGATGACGCCGAATAG
- the rpmA gene encoding 50S ribosomal protein L27: MAHKKGASSSRNGRDSAAQRLGVKRFGGQVVSAGEILIRQRGTKFHPGDLVGRGGDDTLFALAAGAVQFGTRRGRKTVSIVPQQ; this comes from the coding sequence ATGGCTCACAAAAAGGGTGCGTCCAGCTCGCGTAACGGTCGTGACTCCGCGGCCCAGCGACTCGGCGTGAAGCGCTTCGGTGGTCAGGTCGTCAGCGCGGGTGAGATCCTCATTCGTCAGCGTGGCACCAAGTTCCACCCCGGTGACCTGGTCGGCCGTGGCGGAGACGACACGCTCTTCGCGCTGGCCGCCGGTGCGGTCCAGTTCGGCACCAGGCGCGGTCGCAAGACCGTCAGCATCGTGCCGCAGCAGTAG
- the rplU gene encoding 50S ribosomal protein L21 yields MYAIVKTGGKQYKVAEGDVIEVEKLTGAPGDAVKLAAVLLVDGDDLVTDAAKLAQVEVSGEIAAHTKGPKIRIHKFKNKTGYHKRQGHRQPLTQVKVTGISSGK; encoded by the coding sequence ATGTACGCGATCGTCAAGACCGGCGGCAAGCAGTACAAGGTCGCCGAAGGCGACGTGATCGAGGTCGAGAAGCTCACCGGTGCTCCCGGTGACGCGGTGAAGCTCGCCGCGGTGCTCCTCGTCGACGGTGACGACTTGGTGACCGACGCGGCGAAGCTCGCTCAGGTCGAGGTGTCCGGCGAGATCGCCGCACACACCAAGGGCCCGAAGATCCGGATCCACAAGTTCAAGAACAAGACCGGCTACCACAAGCGCCAGGGTCACCGCCAGCCGTTGACCCAGGTCAAGGTGACCGGCATCTCCAGCGGGAAGTAG
- a CDS encoding Rne/Rng family ribonuclease, which produces MLENEPEGSERAGIDPADESAESSTAEATGSSRPPQDATESGPVADPPEEIAGAVSGTADLGGATDAEPTPRRRTTRRRATSVSQPEQTDAPVEASGAAAIGSGEAPQAEVFAPVSGDLDPAAKTPRRRRKATTGQKAVEEPLTVAEAEPTDSDVVPPVKVTRTRRRKSAPAPAEPPSDAVIEPSAQAESTQPAADAGLAPAAGTDFGSAALPAEGAADSEQVAESAETTEPVGPDAVPAEPEGRSRRRKAALTAPTVLFMAPEEVLAARAAAAQPTEAEPAEEPAEPSRRRRRGRRETEPVAEAETEEEPTVATEEAAEEDDDEETAGGRRRRRRGRRGRGRGKGGVDDGEEAEEGEAAEPVQAEPAESETEAESEEGDEADGDGMTRRRRRRRRRGAGDTDGAADDGVPTVVKIREPRRTVDEVQGVSGSTRLEAKRQRRRDGREQRRTRPPILSESEFLARREAVDRVMAVRQRGDRTQIAVLEDGVLVEHYVTRSSAGTMAGNVYLGKVQNVLPSMEAAFVDIGRGRNAVLYAGEVNWDTTGLEGRARSIEQALRSGDSVLVQVTKDPIGHKGARLTSHIALSGRHLVYVPGGNASGISRKLPDTERKRLRDVLKKLVPEGAGVIVRTAAEGASEDELARDVKRLQAQWEDIQAKAAEGGAPVLLYQEPDLVIRVVRDLFNEDFRELVMEGDEAYDMVESYLSHVSPDLVARLRRHIGTTDIFAEYRIDEQILKGLDRKVFLPSGGHLVIDRTEAMTVVDVNTGKYTGAGGNLEETVTRNNLEAAEEIVRQLRLRDIGGIVVIDFIDMVLESNRELVLRRLTECLGRDRTKHQVTEITSLGLVQMTRKRIGAGLLEAFSETCECCKGRGLIIHTEPVPEKARSGGGDKVKAVASASAPATEQPTASSRRRARKSAASAERTVVEVTETDTTSTADADFHDTMGYDLSRYETDTPAATDVADSQQGEAARLAAPDDPDAVGETDEEEGGTGRRRSRRGGARRRTRP; this is translated from the coding sequence ATGCTCGAGAACGAGCCCGAGGGCAGCGAACGCGCCGGCATCGATCCGGCCGACGAGAGCGCCGAGAGCAGCACCGCTGAGGCGACCGGGTCGTCGCGTCCGCCGCAGGACGCGACCGAATCCGGTCCGGTCGCCGACCCGCCGGAGGAGATCGCCGGTGCCGTGAGCGGCACCGCCGACCTGGGTGGCGCGACCGACGCCGAGCCGACCCCGCGACGTCGGACCACCCGACGTCGGGCCACCTCGGTCAGCCAGCCGGAGCAGACCGACGCGCCGGTCGAGGCGTCCGGCGCCGCAGCGATAGGCAGCGGAGAGGCTCCCCAGGCCGAGGTGTTCGCCCCGGTTTCGGGGGACCTCGACCCGGCCGCGAAGACGCCGCGACGCCGCCGTAAGGCGACCACCGGGCAGAAGGCGGTCGAGGAGCCGCTGACCGTGGCCGAGGCGGAGCCCACCGACAGCGACGTGGTGCCGCCGGTCAAGGTGACGCGTACCCGTCGCCGGAAGTCCGCGCCCGCGCCCGCCGAGCCACCGTCCGACGCCGTGATCGAGCCGTCCGCCCAGGCCGAGTCGACGCAGCCCGCCGCCGACGCCGGTCTCGCACCGGCGGCCGGCACCGACTTCGGTTCCGCCGCGCTGCCAGCCGAGGGCGCCGCCGATTCGGAGCAGGTGGCCGAGTCGGCCGAGACCACGGAGCCGGTGGGCCCGGACGCTGTGCCGGCCGAACCCGAAGGCCGCTCCCGCCGTCGCAAGGCCGCGCTCACCGCACCGACGGTGCTGTTCATGGCGCCGGAAGAGGTGCTCGCCGCCCGGGCTGCCGCCGCGCAGCCCACCGAAGCGGAGCCGGCAGAGGAACCGGCCGAGCCGTCCCGGCGGCGTCGTCGGGGCCGGCGGGAGACCGAGCCGGTGGCGGAGGCCGAGACCGAGGAGGAACCCACCGTGGCGACCGAGGAGGCCGCCGAGGAGGACGACGACGAGGAGACCGCCGGCGGCCGGCGTCGCCGCCGTCGCGGTCGCCGGGGCCGGGGCCGGGGCAAGGGCGGCGTCGACGACGGCGAGGAGGCCGAGGAGGGCGAGGCCGCGGAGCCCGTTCAGGCCGAGCCGGCCGAGTCGGAGACCGAGGCCGAGTCCGAGGAGGGCGACGAGGCCGATGGCGACGGGATGACCCGTCGGCGTCGGCGGCGGCGTCGCCGGGGGGCCGGTGACACCGACGGTGCCGCCGACGACGGTGTGCCCACCGTGGTGAAGATCAGGGAGCCCCGCCGAACGGTCGACGAGGTGCAGGGCGTCTCCGGCTCGACCCGGCTGGAGGCCAAGCGGCAGCGCCGTCGCGACGGCCGCGAGCAGCGCCGTACCCGCCCGCCGATCCTCAGCGAGTCGGAGTTCCTGGCCCGCCGCGAGGCGGTCGACCGGGTGATGGCCGTACGCCAGCGTGGGGACCGGACCCAGATCGCCGTGCTGGAGGACGGCGTCCTGGTCGAGCACTACGTCACCCGTAGTTCCGCCGGCACGATGGCCGGAAACGTCTACCTCGGCAAGGTGCAGAACGTGCTGCCGAGCATGGAGGCGGCGTTCGTCGACATCGGCCGTGGCCGCAACGCGGTCCTGTACGCCGGCGAGGTCAACTGGGACACCACCGGCCTGGAGGGCAGGGCCCGCTCGATCGAGCAGGCGCTCAGGTCCGGTGATTCGGTGCTGGTCCAGGTCACCAAGGATCCGATCGGGCACAAGGGCGCCCGGTTGACCAGCCATATCGCGCTCTCCGGCCGGCACCTGGTCTACGTGCCCGGCGGCAACGCCTCCGGGATCAGCCGCAAGCTGCCGGACACCGAGCGCAAGCGGCTGCGTGACGTGCTGAAGAAGCTCGTGCCCGAAGGTGCCGGGGTGATCGTCCGGACCGCGGCCGAGGGCGCCAGTGAGGACGAACTGGCCCGGGACGTCAAGCGGCTCCAGGCGCAGTGGGAGGACATCCAGGCCAAGGCTGCCGAGGGCGGCGCGCCGGTGCTTCTCTATCAGGAGCCCGATCTCGTGATCAGAGTGGTTCGCGACCTGTTCAACGAGGATTTCCGCGAGCTGGTCATGGAGGGCGACGAGGCGTACGACATGGTCGAGTCGTACCTGTCGCACGTGTCGCCGGACCTGGTCGCCCGGTTGCGCCGGCACATCGGCACCACTGACATCTTCGCCGAGTACCGCATCGACGAGCAGATCCTCAAGGGGCTCGACCGCAAGGTCTTCCTGCCCTCCGGCGGGCACCTGGTGATCGACCGGACCGAGGCGATGACGGTGGTCGACGTGAACACCGGCAAGTACACAGGTGCCGGGGGCAACCTGGAGGAGACGGTCACCCGCAACAACCTGGAGGCGGCCGAGGAGATCGTCCGGCAGCTGCGGCTGCGGGACATCGGCGGCATCGTGGTGATCGACTTCATCGACATGGTGCTGGAGTCGAACCGCGAGCTGGTGCTGCGCCGGCTGACCGAGTGCCTGGGGCGGGACCGCACCAAACACCAGGTCACGGAAATCACCTCGCTGGGCCTGGTGCAGATGACCCGGAAGCGGATCGGCGCCGGACTGCTGGAGGCGTTCAGCGAGACCTGTGAGTGCTGCAAGGGTCGGGGTTTGATCATTCACACCGAACCGGTGCCGGAGAAGGCACGCTCCGGTGGCGGGGACAAGGTCAAGGCGGTTGCCTCGGCGAGTGCGCCGGCCACCGAGCAGCCGACTGCTTCGTCCCGGCGCCGCGCGCGTAAGAGCGCCGCCTCGGCGGAGCGGACCGTGGTGGAGGTCACCGAGACCGACACGACGAGCACCGCCGACGCCGACTTCCACGACACGATGGGCTACGACCTCTCGCGTTACGAGACGGACACCCCGGCCGCGACGGACGTCGCCGACAGCCAGCAGGGCGAGGCGGCACGGCTCGCCGCCCCGGACGACCCGGATGCGGTCGGCGAGACCGACGAGGAGGAGGGCGGCACCGGTCGGCGTCGTTCTCGTCGTGGCGGCGCGCGTCGCCGTACCCGACCCTGA